A genomic window from Helicobacter suis HS1 includes:
- the dut gene encoding dUTP diphosphatase, producing the protein MVKLLLKKLHPQANLPAYQSLGASGFDLHALEDLMIAPKSVGLVKTGLAVGLEEGYEVQVRSRSGLALKHQIIVLNSPGTIDSDYRGELQIILMNLSNTPFYIHQGDRIAQGVLCQVMRADFKEVEELDQTKRGSQGFGSSGV; encoded by the coding sequence ATGGTTAAGCTTTTGCTAAAAAAGCTACACCCACAGGCTAATTTACCGGCTTATCAAAGTTTAGGGGCTAGCGGTTTTGATTTGCACGCTTTAGAAGATTTAATGATTGCACCTAAAAGCGTGGGATTAGTTAAAACCGGTCTAGCCGTTGGCTTAGAAGAGGGTTATGAAGTGCAGGTGCGATCGCGCAGTGGTTTAGCCCTTAAGCATCAAATTATTGTACTTAATTCCCCGGGCACAATTGATAGCGATTACCGGGGCGAATTGCAGATTATTTTAATGAATTTATCCAATACACCTTTTTATATCCATCAAGGCGATCGCATCGCGCAGGGCGTACTTTGTCAAGTCATGCGCGCAGATTTTAAAGAGGTAGAAGAATTAGATCAGACAAAGCGGGGTTCTCAAGGCTTTGGGAGTAGCGGGGTTTAA
- the greA gene encoding transcription elongation factor GreA yields MKEPMSAYGYEKICAELKRLKEIERPEIVKEIDRAREHGDLKENAEYHAAKEKQVFIEARINDLSRILANAQVIDPSTLSHQKVSFGSTVRILDLNNDKEFSYTIVGSMESDPSRGLISFGSPVAKSLMGKSKGDEVTVLLPSGESEFEILDICYKDIVYG; encoded by the coding sequence ATGAAAGAACCTATGAGCGCATATGGTTATGAAAAGATATGCGCTGAATTAAAACGGCTCAAAGAAATAGAAAGACCTGAGATTGTTAAAGAAATTGATCGAGCTAGAGAACATGGCGATTTAAAAGAAAATGCTGAATACCACGCGGCTAAGGAAAAACAGGTTTTCATTGAAGCGCGAATCAATGATTTAAGCCGTATTTTAGCCAATGCTCAGGTGATTGACCCTTCAACTTTAAGCCATCAAAAAGTGAGTTTTGGGAGCACGGTTAGGATTTTGGATTTAAATAACGATAAAGAGTTTAGCTACACCATTGTAGGCAGTATGGAGAGCGATCCAAGCCGGGGGCTTATTTCCTTTGGATCGCCGGTTGCTAAAAGTTTAATGGGTAAGTCTAAGGGCGATGAGGTAACGGTACTTTTGCCCTCTGGTGAAAGCGAGTTTGAAATTCTAGATATTTGTTATAAAGATATTGTTTATGGTTAA